From a region of the Deinococcus terrestris genome:
- a CDS encoding branched-chain amino acid ABC transporter permease, translating into MSRAMDGGRAVVRRPDVPLRSLLPLALFFLLALVFPFLPLGERAEYLLQIAFFTLVAGVLALSWDILARSGQVSLAHAAFYGLGAYGFALLSKALPWFLAMPVAALLAGLVSLILGAVTMRLSGMYFAIATLAFTEVVRTIIQNLPEATAGGANGLLVPALLGGNARAQYFLAFGILLFTALVSLAIRRSRLHHAFAAIRQGEETARVLGVSIVKYKLLAFFISSFLAALGGVLYAGKTFFINPLETFSLANSIAPLTTSIFGGLYTTLGPILGATVLRVAEEILHNYIKTGYLVVYGLVLMLSILWLPRGLMGLFKRGKHGGDV; encoded by the coding sequence ATGAGCCGGGCGATGGACGGGGGCCGGGCGGTCGTGCGCCGTCCCGACGTGCCGCTGCGTTCGCTGCTGCCGCTGGCCCTCTTTTTCCTGCTCGCGCTGGTGTTCCCGTTCCTGCCGCTGGGCGAGCGGGCCGAGTACCTGCTTCAGATCGCCTTCTTCACGCTGGTCGCCGGGGTGCTCGCGCTGTCGTGGGACATCCTGGCGCGGAGTGGGCAGGTCAGCCTCGCGCACGCCGCCTTTTACGGGCTGGGAGCCTACGGCTTCGCGCTGCTGAGCAAGGCGCTGCCCTGGTTCCTGGCGATGCCGGTCGCCGCACTGCTCGCCGGGCTGGTCTCGCTGATTCTGGGCGCGGTGACCATGCGCCTGAGCGGGATGTATTTCGCCATCGCCACCCTCGCCTTCACCGAGGTCGTGCGGACGATCATCCAGAACCTGCCCGAAGCCACGGCAGGCGGCGCGAACGGGTTGCTGGTTCCGGCGCTGCTGGGCGGGAACGCGCGGGCACAGTATTTCCTGGCGTTCGGCATCCTGCTGTTCACGGCGCTGGTCAGCCTCGCCATCCGGCGCTCGCGGCTGCACCACGCCTTCGCCGCGATCCGGCAGGGCGAGGAAACCGCGCGGGTGCTGGGGGTCAGCATCGTGAAGTACAAGCTGCTGGCCTTTTTCATCTCGTCGTTCCTGGCGGCGCTGGGCGGCGTGCTGTACGCGGGCAAGACCTTTTTCATCAACCCGCTGGAAACCTTCAGCCTCGCCAACTCCATCGCGCCGCTTACGACTTCCATCTTCGGGGGGCTGTACACCACGCTGGGGCCGATCCTGGGGGCGACGGTGCTGCGCGTGGCCGAGGAAATCCTGCACAACTACATCAAGACCGGGTACCTGGTGGTCTACGGGCTGGTGCTGATGCTGAGCATCCTGTGGCTGCCGCGCGGGTTGATGGGGCTGTTCAAGCGGGGCAAGCACGGGGGGGACGTATGA
- a CDS encoding ABC transporter ATP-binding protein: MTATQTNPAASRTQGQDLVIENLAAGYGKVQVLWDVSLRVAPGEFVAMIGANGAGKTTTLRAVSGVVKPSAGRITLGGRDITRATPSQIVGLGLGHVPEGRELFPLMTVRENLELGAAMRPEARAVQAQTLTHVYELFPRLSERAGQLAGTLSGGEQQMVAVGRALMSRPSVLVVDEPSLGLSPLMTQTVFGALKAVNEQGVTVLLVEQNVGLSLKLAHRAYVLENGQVVKEGSGAELLADPGVREAYLAL, encoded by the coding sequence ATGACGGCGACACAGACAAACCCGGCCGCCAGCCGCACCCAGGGACAGGATCTCGTGATCGAGAACCTCGCCGCCGGATACGGCAAGGTGCAGGTGCTGTGGGACGTGAGCCTGCGGGTGGCGCCCGGCGAGTTCGTCGCCATGATCGGGGCGAACGGGGCAGGCAAGACGACCACGCTGCGGGCGGTGAGCGGCGTCGTGAAACCCTCGGCGGGGCGCATCACGCTGGGGGGGCGGGACATCACCCGCGCCACGCCCTCGCAGATCGTGGGACTAGGGCTGGGGCATGTCCCTGAAGGCCGCGAACTCTTCCCGCTGATGACGGTTCGCGAGAACCTCGAACTCGGCGCGGCGATGCGCCCGGAGGCGCGGGCGGTGCAGGCGCAGACGCTGACGCACGTCTACGAGCTGTTCCCCCGTCTCAGCGAGCGGGCGGGGCAGCTTGCCGGAACGCTCTCGGGCGGCGAGCAGCAGATGGTCGCGGTGGGCCGGGCGCTGATGAGCCGCCCCAGCGTGCTGGTCGTGGACGAGCCCAGTCTGGGCCTCTCGCCGCTGATGACCCAGACCGTCTTCGGGGCGCTCAAGGCCGTCAACGAGCAGGGCGTGACGGTCCTGCTGGTGGAGCAGAACGTGGGCCTGAGCCTCAAGCTCGCGCACCGGGCCTACGTGCTGGAAAACGGGCAGGTCGTGAAGGAGGGCAGTGGGGCCGAGTTGCTCGCGGACCCAGGGGTGCGGGAAGCGTATCTGGCGCTGTAG
- a CDS encoding ABC transporter ATP-binding protein, with protein sequence MTAVASHQSPVPSRADEVLRAEGLSKRFGGLLAVQNVSFSQYDGEILAVIGPNGAGKTTLLNLLSGVYRPTSGRLHLLGRDVSQEPMEARCHAGLGRAFQIVRPFPEMTVHENVTVGALFGKRGVTLGQARERAYDLLERTGLAAHADKEAHELTLLQDKRLEVARALATGPRVLLLDEVMAGLRPGEAQEAVQLVRSVRDSGVSVLFIEHIMPVVRDLADRVVVMDQGQVLAEGTYREVTANPQVVAAYLGTEEGLHA encoded by the coding sequence ATGACAGCAGTCGCCAGTCACCAGTCGCCAGTCCCCAGCCGGGCGGACGAGGTGCTGCGGGCCGAGGGGCTCAGCAAGAGGTTCGGCGGCCTCCTCGCCGTGCAGAACGTCAGTTTCAGCCAGTACGACGGCGAGATTCTGGCGGTGATCGGGCCGAACGGGGCGGGCAAGACCACGCTGCTGAACCTGCTCTCGGGGGTGTACCGGCCCACGTCGGGGCGGCTGCACCTGCTGGGGCGGGACGTGAGCCAGGAGCCGATGGAGGCGCGGTGCCACGCGGGGCTGGGCCGGGCCTTTCAGATCGTGCGGCCCTTTCCCGAGATGACCGTCCACGAGAACGTGACGGTGGGAGCACTGTTCGGCAAGCGCGGCGTGACGCTGGGGCAGGCGCGGGAGCGGGCCTACGACCTGCTGGAGCGCACCGGCCTCGCCGCCCACGCCGACAAGGAGGCCCACGAGCTGACCCTGCTGCAAGACAAGCGGCTGGAGGTCGCCCGTGCCCTCGCCACCGGGCCGCGCGTGCTGCTGCTGGACGAGGTGATGGCCGGGCTGCGGCCGGGGGAGGCGCAGGAGGCGGTGCAACTCGTCCGCAGCGTGCGGGACAGTGGGGTCAGCGTGCTGTTTATTGAACACATCATGCCGGTGGTGCGCGACCTGGCCGACCGGGTGGTCGTGATGGATCAGGGGCAGGTGCTCGCGGAGGGCACCTACCGCGAAGTTACGGCCAACCCGCAGGTGGTCGCGGCGTACCTAGGAACGGAAGAGGGGCTGCACGCATGA